CGTGCCGCCGGACGCCTTCCTTGTAGGAGCCGACGGCGACGGTGGTGTGGCCGTCGTGGGCGTGCAGGTGGATGGTCAGGTGTCCGGCGGCGATGTCGTCGTGGATGCGCTGGGCCGCGGCGCCGACCTCGCGGATCTCCTCGCGGGTGCACCAGGGCATGGGGTAGTCCGCCCAGGTCCACTCGGTGTCGATCTCCTCCTGGAGGGCGGGGTCGATCTCGGTGGTGAAGCCGTACCGCCGGAGCTGCTCGGCGGCCTGGGCGGTGTAGTGGGGCTCGTCGCAGTCGATGCGGGCCAGGACCATCGTGGCCGGGCCGGTGCTGCGCCATCCGTGGTCGTGCAGGTGGGAGCGGGCGGCGTCGGCCGTGGGGCCCGTCGTGGTGGCGATGACGGCGGGATGGTGGTCGGGGTGCAGGGCGAAGTGGATGTGGGCGTTGGCGGGGGCGTACGGCATGGGGGCCTTTCGAGGATCAGGGGGTCCGGCCGGCGGCGACGGGACGTGCCGGCGGCGAGACGGCGAGGGCGCGGCGGGCCGCGGGTCCGGCGCGTGCGGCTCGCGCCGGCTGAGGGAGGGAGTGCCCGGTGGCGTGCTGCCAGCGGGTGCGGATGGCGCCGATGTCGGCGAGGGCCCGGCGAGCACCGGCGACGAGCTGGAACGGTGTGTTCATCGGGTCGTCGGAGTACGCCTGGATGCGCCGGCCGGTCTGGTCGGCGGCGGCCAGGAGCGAGCGCGTGAGGGCACGCTGGCCCCAGTGCCCGACGGACCCGGCGGGCTCGGCGAGGAGGCGGAGTACGCCGCTTGGCTCACTTCCATCGTGCAGCAGCCCGCGCTGCTGTGCCTCCCACAGGACGGTGACGGGGTCGACGGGCTCGTGCCGCCGGGCGAGGGCGGTGAGGCACTGCCACAGGCCGGCGTGCAGGGGCTGGGTGAAGTCCTCGGCAAGCAGCCACCGGACGGACTCGATGTCGGCGGGGCGGGCAGTGGCGGTGGCGAGGAGCAGCCGTTCCTCCTCTGCCGCTTCGGTGCGGTCGGGCACGGTGTCCGGCGGGGGCACCGGGGTGCGGGGCAGGACGCCGGCGCGGGGCGGGAAGCGTGTGGCGATGTCGTCCACAGTCCCGGTGAGCGCGTCGGCCTCGGCGAGCACCGCCTGGACGGGCTCCGGCAGGGAAGCGTCGTGGACCGTCTGGACGAGGCGGTCGGCGGCGGCCCGTAGTCGGCGGCGGGCGTGCTCGGCCTCGACCATCCGCGCGTAGGCCGGCGCGTGCCGGGGCCAGGGACAGACCTGGATGAGGGTGTGCAGGTAGGAGGCGCTCAGGCCGCGCGCCTGTTCCTGGCCTGCCATGAGCACCTGGTGAAGCCATGCGGCGCTCTTCGCGTGTTCGGCAGGGTCGGGCGGCGGCAGGGTGCTGATGGCGGTGAACAGGGCGGCGTGCGCGGCGGTGGAGAACGAGTCGGCGGAGATTCCGGGCACGTCGCCGCAGAGGCGTGGGTCGAAGAGGAGTGCGCCGAGGAGGGCTTGCTCGGCATGGAACACCGGGTGCGGCGCAGGGGTCGTGCCGAGGTCATCCTCGTCGGGATCGGGGCTGTGGGACATCAAGCGGCCAGGGTGAAGTCGTCGGTGGTGAGGGTGCGGTCGAGGTGCGGGGCGAGGATGTGCGCCGCCAGTCTCGGGGGGACGGCGTTGCCGATCTGGCCGAAGACCTGTCCCTTGTTCCCGGCCCACGGGTAGTCGGCGGGGAAGGACTGCAGGATTCCGGCTTCGGCTGCGGTGATCCTGATCGA
The Streptomyces roseofulvus genome window above contains:
- a CDS encoding DnaB-like helicase N-terminal domain-containing protein gives rise to the protein MSHSPDPDEDDLGTTPAPHPVFHAEQALLGALLFDPRLCGDVPGISADSFSTAAHAALFTAISTLPPPDPAEHAKSAAWLHQVLMAGQEQARGLSASYLHTLIQVCPWPRHAPAYARMVEAEHARRRLRAAADRLVQTVHDASLPEPVQAVLAEADALTGTVDDIATRFPPRAGVLPRTPVPPPDTVPDRTEAAEEERLLLATATARPADIESVRWLLAEDFTQPLHAGLWQCLTALARRHEPVDPVTVLWEAQQRGLLHDGSEPSGVLRLLAEPAGSVGHWGQRALTRSLLAAADQTGRRIQAYSDDPMNTPFQLVAGARRALADIGAIRTRWQHATGHSLPQPARAARAGPAARRALAVSPPARPVAAGRTP